A genomic segment from Orrella daihaiensis encodes:
- the hutG gene encoding N-formylglutamate deformylase: MPASYVFKPGNAPLIISIPHMGVEVPPDLFAKMTPVGRQLADTDWHLDMLYDFANGMGASFLMARYSRFVVDLNRPPNDETLYPGQTKTGLFPQLTFRGEPIYLDSTEPDEHERNDRLVRYWHPYHDKLADEINRLRSEHGQVLVWEAHSIASVLPRLFEGKLPDLNIGTHAGKSAHATVLEAIETSLTSCDYTFALNGRFKGGYNTRYFGDPENGVHTVQLEMCQSTYMNEDAPFDYRSDLADRVKPVVQGMVQSALDAVLKLVR; this comes from the coding sequence ATGCCAGCGTCATATGTATTCAAACCGGGCAATGCGCCACTGATAATCTCTATTCCCCACATGGGTGTCGAAGTCCCGCCAGATCTCTTTGCCAAGATGACTCCGGTGGGTCGTCAATTAGCGGACACGGATTGGCACCTCGATATGTTGTATGACTTCGCAAATGGGATGGGTGCGAGTTTTCTGATGGCACGATACTCCCGTTTCGTGGTTGATCTGAATCGCCCACCGAACGACGAAACGCTCTATCCAGGTCAAACCAAGACCGGGCTATTCCCCCAACTAACGTTTCGCGGTGAGCCTATTTATCTCGACTCAACTGAACCGGATGAACATGAACGTAACGACCGGTTAGTCAGATATTGGCACCCTTACCATGACAAACTGGCTGATGAAATTAACCGGCTGAGATCTGAGCATGGGCAGGTTCTGGTGTGGGAGGCACATTCGATTGCCAGTGTGCTGCCACGTTTATTTGAGGGCAAACTGCCAGACCTGAACATAGGCACCCATGCTGGAAAGAGCGCCCATGCGACTGTGCTAGAAGCCATTGAAACAAGCTTGACATCATGTGACTACACATTTGCGCTTAACGGTCGCTTCAAGGGTGGCTATAACACCCGTTACTTTGGCGATCCTGAGAACGGGGTGCACACAGTCCAACTTGAAATGTGTCAGTCGACCTATATGAATGAAGACGCGCCATTTGACTACCGATCCGATCTAGCCGACCGAGTCAAACCAGTCGTTCAAGGCATGGTTCAGTCCGCGCTAGATGCAGTCCTTAAGCTTGTCCGTTAA
- a CDS encoding NAD(P)H-dependent flavin oxidoreductase, translating to MSSISASLSGHATNLTNLLKLNFNLVDSLQSLAQRSGLELLTLNNKTLLPIVQGGMGVGVSASRLAGTTARFGAMGTISSVDLRRLHADLWEQTRHLEKESNARELIDQANLVALDREIKKARSISQGNGLIAVNVMKALSAYDIYVTQALQSGADAVVVGAGLPLDLPDLAQDFPKAALIPILSDARGVQLVIKKWMKKNRLPSAIVLEHPRLAGGHLGAAKISDLDSERFEFDIAIPQIVEAFRELGIEGQIPLIAAGGISSLTDIKRLQSLGASAVQLGTAFAVTQECDANDNFKQVLARAKPEDIVEFISVAGLPARAVKTPWLEKYVRIEPILKQRAHAKERCNMAFDCLAHCGLRDGKSDMGQFCIDQQLGHALDGDVQRGLFFRGKGKLPFGSEIRPVQDLLAWLLSGVRPVTSLTN from the coding sequence ATGTCATCGATTTCTGCCAGCTTGTCTGGTCACGCAACAAATCTCACCAATCTTCTGAAGCTCAACTTCAACCTCGTCGATAGCCTGCAGTCACTCGCGCAACGTAGCGGTTTAGAACTGCTCACCCTAAACAACAAAACCCTCTTGCCCATCGTACAAGGCGGCATGGGTGTCGGTGTCTCGGCAAGTCGCTTGGCTGGCACCACAGCCAGATTTGGTGCCATGGGCACCATCTCTTCCGTTGATTTGCGTCGATTGCACGCTGACCTCTGGGAGCAAACCCGTCATCTGGAAAAAGAGTCCAATGCGCGTGAACTGATTGACCAAGCTAATCTGGTAGCACTCGATCGGGAAATCAAAAAGGCCCGTTCCATCTCGCAAGGCAATGGCTTAATTGCTGTGAACGTGATGAAAGCACTGAGCGCCTATGACATCTATGTCACCCAGGCACTGCAAAGTGGCGCCGATGCGGTGGTGGTGGGCGCTGGTCTGCCGCTAGACCTTCCCGATCTGGCGCAAGACTTCCCCAAAGCCGCACTGATTCCGATCCTGTCAGATGCCCGCGGCGTACAACTCGTCATCAAGAAATGGATGAAGAAGAACCGTCTGCCGAGTGCCATCGTGCTCGAACATCCCCGCTTGGCTGGTGGTCACTTAGGTGCTGCCAAGATCAGCGATCTGGACTCCGAGCGATTTGAATTCGACATCGCGATTCCACAAATCGTCGAAGCATTCCGCGAGCTAGGCATAGAAGGTCAGATCCCGTTGATTGCAGCCGGTGGCATCAGCAGCCTCACCGACATCAAACGCCTACAGTCACTGGGGGCTAGTGCCGTGCAGTTGGGCACCGCCTTTGCAGTCACGCAAGAATGCGATGCCAACGACAATTTCAAGCAGGTGTTAGCTCGAGCCAAGCCAGAGGACATTGTTGAGTTTATCAGCGTCGCGGGGCTGCCCGCGCGCGCGGTTAAAACGCCGTGGCTAGAAAAATATGTCCGTATTGAACCCATCCTAAAACAACGTGCTCACGCTAAAGAACGCTGCAATATGGCGTTTGATTGCTTGGCTCACTGCGGCTTGCGTGATGGCAAATCAGACATGGGTCAGTTCTGCATAGACCAACAACTTGGCCACGCCCTAGATGGTGATGTGCAGAGGGGTCTGTTCTTTCGGGGCAAGGGAAAATTGCCATTTGGCTCGGAGATCCGACCAGTGCAGGATCTATTGGCCTGGCTCTTAAGTGGGGTCAGACCCGTCACCTCTTTGACAAATTAA
- a CDS encoding NnrS family protein: protein MSSIPTTPLSTNGVTTDHRWRWSHLLRASHRLAFAAAMVVLMATSIWWAITLAARLGWIATWPLAASPTLAHGTMMTFGFLPLFFIGFLNTAGPRWLGVKEPTAHDIVWPVGLQLVGWLLWVTGSLFSLSVMITGGTIAWFGLAWAYRDFGRLVRKSTAKDQTHGRAVLTAGHVGTVSLAALMVAFALDQYGLARAALLTGFWGFIAVTFVSVAHRMIPFFTASAMPMVTVWRPHWVLYLLVTALAANLVPTWMQVGGVESAVVDVSVNFWLLVSGLIVIWLAIIWGLIKAVSNRLLVMLHIGFVWLGLSFLLVSVGHFWSWTTGTPDWSLGALHATTMGFVGSLTMAMITRVSCGHSGRALKADGLMWTLFLLLQAIVVLRISADMTMSIWSLRLLSAASIGWTAIFMVWGIRLLSWYGKPRRDNQPG, encoded by the coding sequence ATGAGTTCAATCCCCACCACGCCGCTCTCAACAAATGGCGTCACAACTGACCACCGCTGGCGTTGGTCTCATCTGTTGCGCGCGTCACATCGACTAGCCTTTGCCGCCGCCATGGTGGTGTTGATGGCAACTAGCATCTGGTGGGCGATTACCCTCGCAGCTCGTCTGGGTTGGATTGCTACTTGGCCCCTGGCGGCATCACCGACGCTGGCACACGGCACCATGATGACGTTTGGATTCCTGCCGCTGTTCTTCATCGGGTTTCTAAACACCGCCGGGCCCCGCTGGCTGGGTGTTAAAGAACCAACTGCGCACGATATCGTTTGGCCAGTTGGCTTGCAATTGGTTGGTTGGTTGCTGTGGGTCACTGGCAGCTTGTTTTCTCTGAGTGTCATGATCACCGGTGGCACCATTGCGTGGTTCGGACTTGCCTGGGCTTACCGCGATTTTGGTCGATTGGTTCGCAAGAGTACCGCCAAGGATCAAACCCACGGTCGTGCGGTGTTGACCGCAGGCCATGTTGGGACAGTGAGTCTGGCAGCGCTGATGGTTGCATTCGCACTCGATCAGTATGGGCTGGCCAGAGCGGCTTTGCTAACCGGGTTTTGGGGGTTTATTGCCGTGACGTTTGTGTCTGTTGCGCATCGCATGATCCCCTTCTTTACCGCGAGTGCCATGCCCATGGTCACAGTCTGGCGCCCCCACTGGGTGCTATATCTGCTCGTAACTGCCTTGGCAGCAAACTTGGTCCCCACCTGGATGCAAGTCGGGGGCGTCGAGTCAGCCGTCGTGGACGTGTCGGTCAACTTTTGGTTGTTGGTCAGTGGGCTGATCGTGATTTGGCTAGCGATTATCTGGGGCTTGATCAAGGCAGTCTCAAACCGCTTGCTGGTGATGCTGCACATCGGCTTTGTCTGGCTGGGGCTAAGTTTCTTGCTGGTTTCGGTTGGTCACTTCTGGTCCTGGACCACAGGCACACCCGACTGGTCACTTGGCGCCTTGCATGCGACCACCATGGGGTTTGTCGGGTCGCTCACCATGGCCATGATCACCAGAGTGTCATGTGGCCACAGTGGACGAGCCCTGAAGGCTGATGGCTTGATGTGGACTTTGTTTTTACTGTTGCAAGCCATCGTCGTTTTGCGCATCAGTGCCGACATGACCATGAGCATCTGGTCGTTACGGCTATTGTCTGCGGCAAGCATCGGTTGGACTGCAATCTTTATGGTCTGGGGAATTCGATTGCTCAGCTGGTATGGCAAGCCCAGACGGGACAACCAGCCTGGATAG
- a CDS encoding PIN domain-containing protein → MQLLLLISDANILIDVEEGDLVVPMFSLGYQFAVPDILYVEELQQRHAHLLEVGLQIMSLSAQALSQAQALSQRYRRPSRNDLFALALAQNKQCPLLTGDAALRQAGEAEQVVVKGTIWLIEQMVREKRITITVARAALQKMRSTGRRLPWEKAEGVLTALEANRHVDPDVDSR, encoded by the coding sequence GTGCAGTTGCTGCTGTTGATCAGTGATGCCAATATTTTGATAGACGTAGAAGAAGGTGATCTTGTAGTACCAATGTTCAGTTTGGGTTACCAATTTGCAGTTCCCGACATTTTGTATGTGGAAGAACTGCAACAAAGGCATGCTCACCTCTTAGAAGTAGGTCTTCAAATCATGAGTCTGTCTGCGCAGGCTCTGAGTCAAGCTCAGGCGCTGAGCCAACGTTACCGCAGGCCAAGCCGCAATGACCTGTTCGCGCTGGCCTTGGCCCAGAACAAACAGTGCCCACTGCTCACAGGGGACGCAGCTTTACGCCAGGCCGGCGAGGCCGAACAGGTTGTTGTGAAGGGAACTATTTGGTTAATCGAGCAGATGGTTCGGGAAAAACGAATCACCATCACCGTTGCGCGCGCAGCCTTGCAAAAAATGCGATCCACAGGTAGGCGCTTACCTTGGGAAAAAGCCGAAGGAGTGCTGACGGCACTAGAGGCCAATCGACATGTCGATCCCGATGTCGATAGCCGGTGA
- a CDS encoding helix-turn-helix domain-containing protein codes for MFGTRLHRARKSAGLSLRDLGALVGVSHAAIKKYEDGIAMPSSGILIRLSQALKVRAEYFFRPEFLTLEAIEYRKHSSLPKKRLQAITHEVIDQIERRLELENLFPQSPIKAFGGIDRLPQKIKHLDSIEDVAVTVRQAWQLGLNPIADLIDVLETNGIRVFMIDTDADKKFDGLAAQVNGMPIAVVSRNWPGDRQRFTLAHELGHLILQGRLATGLDEEKACNRFAGSFLLPRDSLLREMGEHRNALEVKELALLKEEFGLSMMSILWRALELDIISPAYREEQVKLFRANGWDIKEPGADYPSEKAHVFEQMVFHALAEQYIGESKAAELMGMSLVQFRSVREMQVNVGCAVAAVDQ; via the coding sequence ATGTTTGGCACTCGTTTGCATCGGGCACGTAAGTCCGCGGGCTTGTCGCTACGGGATTTGGGTGCCTTGGTGGGCGTTTCACATGCCGCCATCAAAAAGTACGAAGACGGCATTGCCATGCCTTCGTCCGGTATCCTGATACGCCTATCACAGGCGTTGAAGGTTCGCGCCGAGTATTTCTTTCGGCCTGAGTTTCTGACACTAGAAGCCATCGAGTATCGCAAGCACAGCTCACTGCCAAAGAAGCGATTGCAAGCGATTACCCATGAGGTGATTGATCAGATAGAGCGGCGACTTGAACTAGAAAACCTCTTCCCCCAATCGCCCATCAAAGCTTTCGGTGGCATCGATAGACTGCCCCAGAAAATCAAACACCTCGACTCGATCGAAGATGTGGCGGTCACTGTACGTCAGGCGTGGCAACTCGGTTTGAATCCTATTGCGGATTTGATCGATGTTTTGGAAACCAACGGCATCCGTGTTTTCATGATCGATACCGATGCCGACAAGAAATTCGATGGACTCGCGGCTCAAGTCAACGGCATGCCAATTGCCGTTGTTAGCCGCAACTGGCCGGGTGACCGTCAGCGTTTTACATTGGCGCATGAACTCGGCCATTTGATCCTTCAAGGTCGGCTTGCGACTGGACTGGATGAAGAGAAAGCCTGCAATCGCTTCGCAGGTTCATTTTTATTACCGCGCGATTCGCTCCTGCGCGAAATGGGCGAACACCGAAATGCGCTAGAGGTCAAAGAGCTGGCTCTACTCAAAGAAGAGTTTGGTCTGTCGATGATGAGCATTTTGTGGCGGGCATTGGAGCTTGACATCATCTCCCCGGCGTACCGGGAAGAGCAAGTCAAATTGTTTCGTGCCAATGGTTGGGACATCAAAGAGCCTGGGGCCGACTATCCGAGCGAGAAAGCACACGTTTTTGAACAAATGGTATTTCACGCGCTTGCCGAGCAGTACATCGGTGAATCCAAAGCAGCCGAGTTAATGGGTATGTCTCTCGTTCAGTTTCGTAGTGTTCGGGAAATGCAGGTGAACGTGGGGTGTGCAGTTGCTGCTGTTGATCAGTGA
- a CDS encoding type IV pili methyl-accepting chemotaxis transducer N-terminal domain-containing protein: protein MRWLNSLSARLLALGAALLLLALMSIGVTLWITHQLDGGAAAVNEAGRLRMQAWRLTSLWQAQTPPAEIERRIEQFDRSMTLLRDGDRTRPLFVPWDEALQKQFGELTVAWHELDRVWRADSQANLSEVTALVESFVTEIDGLVTTIETKLAHYTALLNLFQFFMMALAVAAALITMYVGYLFVIQPLRRLTLAMQRVDEGDFSARVDVGGPREFEELANGFNHMTQTLQQLYGHLERKVQDKTRDLEGKQVRLQALYDMATFLVEPNTVEELARGFAQKVRQLSGAAAAAVRWSDEANARYMMLASDALPEELINEERCLEPGVCACGQPQETARSRVIPIIAEDDRLLGNCAKAGYKSLISVPIRLNRQVMGEVDLFFHEAPEFSDEDQALYDALAGHLASAVESLRASALLREAAVSEERAMLARELHDSIAQSLAFLKIQVSLLRQAMGNCESAQVMQIIEEIDTGVKESTNDVRELLVHFRTRTNSEDIEQAVEITLSKFEHQSGIHTRLNVTGHGVPLHSDTQLQLLHVIQEALSNVRKHAKATEVTVDIKKGTPWRFAVRDNGVGFTQREAQNTDTHVGLQIMRERAERIGAKIDIQSEPNVGSTVLIELEQ from the coding sequence ATGCGTTGGCTTAATTCTCTTTCCGCTCGACTACTTGCGCTTGGCGCTGCTTTATTGCTGTTGGCCTTGATGTCCATCGGAGTGACCCTATGGATCACGCATCAACTAGACGGTGGTGCGGCGGCGGTCAACGAAGCAGGGCGTCTACGCATGCAGGCCTGGCGCTTGACGAGTTTGTGGCAAGCGCAAACACCGCCGGCTGAGATTGAGCGGCGTATCGAGCAGTTTGACCGCAGCATGACGTTGCTGCGAGATGGTGATCGTACCCGGCCACTGTTTGTGCCGTGGGATGAGGCGCTTCAGAAGCAGTTTGGCGAGTTGACCGTTGCCTGGCACGAGCTTGACCGGGTTTGGCGTGCTGACTCGCAAGCGAACTTGTCCGAGGTCACTGCGCTGGTTGAATCATTTGTAACCGAGATCGACGGCTTAGTCACCACCATTGAAACAAAGCTCGCGCACTACACGGCACTCTTAAACCTATTTCAATTTTTCATGATGGCGTTGGCCGTGGCCGCTGCCCTTATAACCATGTATGTTGGTTATCTGTTCGTGATTCAGCCTTTGCGCAGGCTCACGCTTGCAATGCAGCGGGTTGATGAGGGGGACTTCTCTGCTCGGGTAGATGTCGGTGGGCCGCGCGAATTTGAAGAGCTCGCCAACGGGTTTAATCACATGACTCAGACCTTGCAACAACTCTACGGTCATCTGGAGCGCAAGGTTCAAGACAAAACCCGTGACCTTGAGGGCAAGCAGGTTCGCCTGCAGGCGCTTTACGACATGGCCACTTTCTTGGTGGAACCAAATACCGTGGAAGAACTCGCGCGTGGTTTCGCACAAAAGGTTCGTCAATTAAGCGGGGCGGCAGCGGCTGCGGTGCGCTGGAGCGACGAAGCCAATGCGCGCTACATGATGCTGGCAAGCGACGCGTTGCCAGAGGAGTTGATCAATGAAGAGCGATGTCTGGAGCCCGGTGTCTGCGCCTGTGGCCAGCCCCAAGAAACTGCCCGCTCGCGTGTGATCCCTATCATTGCAGAGGATGACAGGCTTTTGGGCAATTGCGCCAAAGCTGGCTACAAGTCGCTTATTAGCGTGCCGATTCGTCTAAACCGGCAGGTGATGGGTGAGGTGGATTTGTTTTTCCATGAAGCGCCCGAATTCTCTGACGAAGACCAGGCTTTGTACGACGCTTTGGCAGGGCACTTGGCCAGTGCAGTCGAAAGCCTGCGCGCCAGTGCATTGCTCAGGGAAGCAGCAGTGAGCGAAGAGCGCGCGATGTTAGCGCGTGAGTTACACGACTCTATTGCGCAGTCACTTGCCTTCCTAAAGATTCAAGTCAGCCTGTTGCGTCAGGCCATGGGTAACTGTGAGTCAGCGCAGGTGATGCAGATCATTGAAGAAATCGACACCGGGGTCAAAGAAAGCACCAACGACGTGCGTGAGCTTCTGGTGCATTTCCGCACCCGCACCAACAGTGAAGATATCGAGCAGGCCGTAGAGATCACATTAAGCAAATTCGAGCACCAAAGTGGTATTCATACTCGACTAAATGTCACTGGCCATGGCGTGCCGCTGCATTCAGACACGCAACTGCAGCTTCTGCACGTAATTCAGGAAGCACTATCGAACGTGCGCAAGCACGCCAAAGCAACGGAGGTCACCGTTGACATCAAGAAAGGTACGCCCTGGCGATTTGCTGTGCGCGATAATGGGGTTGGCTTTACCCAACGCGAAGCCCAGAACACCGATACCCATGTGGGTCTGCAAATCATGCGTGAACGCGCTGAACGCATTGGCGCAAAAATCGATATTCAGTCTGAACCAAACGTGGGCAGTACGGTGCTAATAGAGCTTGAGCAATGA
- a CDS encoding response regulator, which translates to MRDTTTMDTEIAYPIRLLIVDDHALFRRGLIALLSQDRRFSIVGEAENAEAALDAADKLQPDAILLDNHMPGLTGIAAIGSLKKIAPKCQVLMLTVSESPDDLAAAIRAGAAGYLLKTINTEDLADSVEKIVSGDTIISPEMMTKLVGLLRNMPQDDGLQAPAPDTVQLATDVQPAEMVVQANDPIHDLSPRETEILRLIACGNSNKHIARELDIAETTVKIHVQHILRKLNISNRVHAAVYATTRGL; encoded by the coding sequence ATGAGAGACACGACCACCATGGATACAGAGATCGCTTATCCGATTCGCCTTTTGATTGTAGATGACCATGCCTTGTTTCGGCGTGGCCTGATCGCATTGCTGTCACAAGACCGACGGTTTTCTATTGTGGGTGAGGCCGAGAATGCCGAGGCTGCGCTTGACGCCGCAGACAAACTGCAGCCCGATGCCATCTTGTTGGATAACCATATGCCAGGGTTAACGGGCATTGCTGCCATTGGCAGCCTTAAAAAAATCGCACCCAAGTGCCAGGTGCTGATGTTAACTGTCAGTGAAAGTCCTGATGACCTAGCTGCGGCCATCAGGGCCGGTGCTGCAGGTTACTTGCTTAAGACCATTAACACCGAGGATTTGGCCGATTCGGTAGAAAAAATTGTTTCAGGCGACACCATCATCAGTCCCGAGATGATGACCAAGCTCGTGGGGCTGTTGCGCAATATGCCACAAGATGATGGGCTACAAGCACCAGCCCCCGACACAGTTCAACTGGCAACTGATGTGCAGCCTGCTGAAATGGTGGTTCAGGCTAACGACCCGATCCATGATTTGTCACCACGCGAAACCGAAATCCTGCGCTTGATCGCATGTGGCAATAGCAACAAGCACATCGCGCGCGAGCTCGATATTGCCGAGACCACGGTCAAGATTCACGTGCAGCATATTCTGCGTAAGCTCAACATCAGCAACCGCGTGCATGCGGCGGTCTATGCCACCACGCGAGGGCTATAG
- a CDS encoding HigA family addiction module antitoxin — protein MNTMFNPPHPGLTLRDDILPALGLTVSKAATQLDVDRTTLSKVLNGRAAISPGMALRIERWLGRDNGGAAEVWLDQQTAYDLWQARQAAKSSKTLSGVKAVRLQLA, from the coding sequence ATGAATACCATGTTTAACCCCCCTCACCCCGGACTAACATTGCGGGATGACATTCTTCCTGCCCTCGGACTTACGGTGAGTAAAGCCGCAACCCAGTTGGATGTTGACCGCACTACCTTGTCCAAGGTACTGAACGGTCGTGCAGCCATTAGCCCTGGGATGGCCTTGCGTATAGAACGCTGGCTTGGTCGAGATAACGGTGGCGCCGCTGAAGTCTGGCTAGACCAACAGACAGCCTACGACCTCTGGCAAGCAAGGCAGGCCGCGAAATCCTCGAAAACCCTCTCGGGCGTAAAGGCAGTGCGTCTACAGTTGGCCTAA
- a CDS encoding type II toxin-antitoxin system RelE/ParE family toxin, with amino-acid sequence MIKSFKHKGIERFFKTGSKAGIQAVHAPRLARQLSALNAARKAEDMNRPGWDWHLLKGSLAGHWSVSVNGNWRLTFTFDNGDAVLVDYQDYH; translated from the coding sequence ATGATTAAAAGTTTCAAGCACAAAGGCATCGAACGGTTCTTTAAAACCGGATCTAAAGCAGGTATACAAGCAGTGCATGCTCCCAGGCTAGCTCGTCAATTATCTGCTCTAAATGCTGCCAGGAAAGCCGAAGACATGAATCGTCCAGGATGGGATTGGCATTTATTAAAAGGCTCGCTAGCTGGACATTGGTCGGTCAGTGTCAATGGCAATTGGCGTCTGACCTTCACATTTGATAACGGTGATGCCGTGCTTGTCGATTATCAGGACTATCATTGA
- a CDS encoding hemerythrin domain-containing protein, with protein sequence MATSFVGFDAITASTDDPVGMLSACHGRVRKQCATLKALMPHLQDKGADDEAAAAAHRVMRYFDEAAVHHHADEEEDLFPRLVKALQTSTLGAAEKNDVQALISRLRQEHASLGTAWQTVRTYLLKVRSHQLPDLAAMRPLIESFTKAYEAHTALEDEQLLPLAARMLEASALESLGQQMKARRQSG encoded by the coding sequence ATGGCCACCTCATTTGTGGGATTTGACGCAATCACTGCGAGCACCGATGATCCGGTGGGTATGTTGTCTGCCTGCCACGGGCGTGTGCGCAAGCAGTGCGCCACGCTTAAGGCGCTTATGCCGCACTTGCAGGACAAAGGTGCCGATGATGAAGCGGCAGCTGCCGCACACCGTGTGATGCGATATTTTGATGAGGCGGCAGTACACCACCATGCTGACGAGGAAGAGGATTTGTTTCCCAGACTAGTGAAAGCGCTGCAAACGAGCACACTAGGGGCCGCTGAAAAAAATGACGTTCAAGCCCTTATAAGTCGCCTGCGACAGGAACACGCCAGCTTGGGGACTGCGTGGCAAACAGTCAGGACATATCTATTGAAGGTGCGTTCACATCAGTTGCCTGATTTGGCGGCAATGCGACCGCTCATTGAGAGCTTTACAAAAGCCTATGAAGCACACACCGCTCTAGAGGACGAGCAATTGTTACCTTTGGCTGCTCGCATGCTCGAGGCGAGCGCGCTTGAGTCGCTTGGCCAGCAGATGAAGGCCCGCCGGCAATCGGGCTAA
- a CDS encoding universal stress protein, whose product MNIMLAYDHSRNSRIALEAVKQLFDLQKPDITLISVIEEPGSATGAADELFEAQFAEQKAGTEQAAAELTAAGFATKVLFAEGDARKMILRATEERKPDMLVMARHSFKPDGNFITRRIDALVEEFDHMTFGSVSAFLARRVMCPLLIVPTHERRE is encoded by the coding sequence ATGAACATCATGCTGGCGTATGACCACTCGCGAAACTCCCGTATCGCGCTAGAAGCGGTCAAGCAGCTCTTTGACCTGCAAAAGCCCGACATCACCCTGATCTCGGTCATTGAAGAGCCTGGCAGCGCCACGGGCGCAGCCGACGAGCTCTTCGAAGCCCAATTTGCCGAACAAAAAGCGGGCACCGAACAGGCCGCGGCTGAACTGACAGCAGCAGGCTTTGCCACCAAAGTGCTGTTTGCCGAAGGCGACGCGCGCAAGATGATTCTGCGGGCTACTGAAGAACGCAAGCCCGACATGCTGGTCATGGCACGTCATTCATTCAAGCCCGATGGCAACTTCATCACCCGCCGTATCGACGCATTGGTTGAAGAGTTTGATCACATGACATTTGGCTCAGTCAGTGCGTTCTTGGCGCGCCGGGTGATGTGTCCGTTGCTGATTGTTCCCACCCACGAGCGTCGCGAGTAG